In one Roseburia intestinalis L1-82 genomic region, the following are encoded:
- a CDS encoding ATP-binding protein, with amino-acid sequence MILKRKIYKKLLEWKKECQGKKALLIEGARRIGKSTICEEFGKSEYKSFLLIDFAKKDKEVEGYFEKYLNDLDTFFMLLQTHFGTKLTERNSLIIFDEVQMFPQARAAIKYLVADGRYDYIETGSLISIRENVKNIVIPSEERHINMYPLDFEEFAIALEEDLLVEYIKKCFEKREPLERSMHNQAMLLFHQYMLVGGMPMPVVTFIESKKDFTEADREKRDILKLYREDIMKIDAKYRSKVLAIYDQIPGFLSQHEKRVVFKKLQDGSYADQYEETFFWLSDSMISNECFLCNDPNVGLSLNETRSYVKCYMGDTGLLVSHAFDENELLEDEVYKQILAGKLQINEGMLYENAIAQMLVANGHKLYFYTHYNENKHRNDMEIDFIISNNSRLKYKMFPIEVKSGKQYKTTSLNNFREKYKERIGESYIIHPRNLIVKDGIICIPPYMTMNI; translated from the coding sequence ATGATATTAAAAAGAAAAATATATAAAAAACTACTGGAATGGAAAAAGGAGTGTCAGGGGAAAAAAGCTTTACTGATAGAAGGTGCCAGACGTATTGGAAAGTCTACCATCTGCGAAGAATTTGGAAAAAGCGAATACAAAAGTTTTCTTCTGATTGACTTTGCTAAAAAAGATAAGGAAGTTGAGGGGTATTTTGAGAAATATCTGAATGATCTGGATACATTTTTTATGTTATTACAGACACATTTTGGAACAAAACTGACAGAGAGAAACTCTCTTATTATTTTTGATGAGGTGCAGATGTTTCCACAGGCAAGAGCTGCAATAAAATATTTAGTGGCAGATGGAAGATATGATTATATCGAAACTGGTTCATTGATATCTATCAGAGAAAATGTAAAGAACATCGTCATACCGTCAGAAGAAAGACATATCAATATGTATCCATTGGATTTTGAAGAATTTGCAATAGCATTAGAAGAAGATTTGCTGGTTGAATATATAAAAAAATGTTTTGAAAAAAGAGAACCTTTGGAAAGAAGTATGCATAATCAGGCAATGCTTTTGTTTCATCAGTATATGCTTGTTGGTGGGATGCCTATGCCTGTAGTAACATTTATTGAAAGCAAAAAAGATTTTACAGAAGCGGATAGAGAAAAAAGGGACATTCTTAAATTGTATCGGGAAGATATTATGAAAATAGATGCAAAGTATCGAAGTAAGGTACTTGCAATTTATGATCAGATTCCGGGATTTCTTTCACAGCATGAAAAAAGAGTTGTATTCAAAAAGCTGCAGGATGGTAGTTACGCAGACCAGTACGAAGAAACTTTTTTCTGGCTGTCGGATTCTATGATATCCAATGAGTGCTTTTTGTGTAATGATCCGAATGTTGGCTTATCATTAAATGAGACAAGAAGCTATGTAAAGTGTTATATGGGTGATACCGGACTTTTGGTAAGCCATGCATTTGATGAAAATGAATTACTTGAAGATGAAGTATATAAACAGATATTGGCAGGCAAATTACAGATTAATGAAGGAATGCTTTATGAAAATGCAATAGCTCAGATGCTGGTGGCAAATGGACATAAATTATATTTTTATACACACTATAATGAAAATAAGCATCGAAATGATATGGAAATAGATTTTATCATTTCCAATAACAGCAGATTAAAATATAAGATGTTTCCGATTGAAGTGAAGTCAGGAAAGCAATACAAAACGACCTCATTAAATAATTTCAGAGAAAAATACAAGGAGCGCATAGGGGAAAGTTATATTATTCATCCAAGAAATTTAATTGTAAAAGATGGAATTATATGCATTCCCCCATATATGACGATGAATATATAA
- a CDS encoding AraC family transcriptional regulator, protein MCCDNREQLLDQLNPTFLFTWKGTRLKDEARYHSHDFIEMAFILSGHGKYKIADRLYDVSEGDIIILNPGQKHQALCTDPSNPATEFFVGLCDVRFGDFPENYLPLHLKDLTSDPATQSPILHTSGELRQKLFKICTAMSVENDVCRSGRYIMLKSYLMQMLILLLREQSEPVKINTGCSFESTSKKYVVDQIVNYFEDHYSEKISLDQIAENMYLSPFYISRIFKSETGDTPIRHLINIRLEKAKELLENGFDGSIQEVAAKVGYDDVYHFSKLFKKRFGMPPSKIRRLL, encoded by the coding sequence ATGTGCTGTGACAACCGGGAACAACTGCTTGACCAACTGAATCCAACTTTTCTATTTACCTGGAAAGGCACACGTTTGAAAGATGAAGCACGCTATCACAGCCACGATTTTATCGAGATGGCATTTATTTTGTCCGGCCACGGCAAATACAAGATTGCGGACAGGCTCTATGATGTGTCCGAAGGAGATATCATTATTTTAAATCCGGGGCAGAAGCATCAGGCACTCTGCACAGACCCTTCCAATCCGGCTACGGAATTTTTTGTTGGATTATGTGACGTCCGTTTTGGGGATTTCCCGGAAAATTATCTGCCGCTGCATTTAAAAGATCTGACATCCGATCCAGCCACACAGTCTCCTATTTTACATACCTCCGGCGAACTGCGCCAGAAGCTGTTTAAGATCTGCACAGCCATGAGCGTAGAAAATGACGTCTGCCGCAGCGGACGTTATATCATGTTGAAAAGTTATCTGATGCAGATGCTGATCCTGCTGCTGCGGGAACAGAGTGAACCGGTAAAAATCAATACCGGCTGCTCTTTTGAATCTACCAGCAAAAAATATGTAGTTGACCAGATCGTAAATTATTTTGAGGATCATTACAGTGAAAAGATTTCTTTAGATCAGATTGCAGAAAATATGTACTTAAGTCCTTTTTATATCTCACGTATTTTTAAAAGTGAGACAGGCGATACACCGATCCGCCACCTGATCAATATCCGCCTTGAAAAAGCAAAAGAATTGTTGGAAAACGGCTTTGACGGCAGCATTCAGGAAGTCGCAGCCAAAGTTGGCTATGATGACGTCTATCATTTCAGTAAACTGTTTAAAAAACGGTTTGGTATGCCGCCGTCAAAAATCCGCAGATTATTATGA